The following are encoded in a window of Campylobacterota bacterium genomic DNA:
- a CDS encoding DegT/DnrJ/EryC1/StrS family aminotransferase, which yields MKEQQQIPFFSLEQQTKQLSPKLTQAILRVLNLQQFIGGASVATFEKQFAHYLKTTHAISVNSGTDALWLALKALDIKKNDIVLTTPFSFIASSSEIVAHGAHPVFIDIDTRTFNMDPALMRNWLEQNAVINNGQAQHKKTGLPIVGLLTVDLFGQCADYAQLKAIAQEWNLWTIEDCAQSVGAHIDGKMAGTFGDIGTFSFYPTKNLGAIGDGGCCITDNPELAQKILQLKNHGRTSHYNYEMLGINSRLDGLQAAALSIKLEQLDRYNNARRTIADRYNRAFKAIASITIPEQVTGHHVYHQYCIQINPTSGLTRDQFAAELKQRGVGTCVYYPKALCDIAFLTKRPELSTDCSKAQTAAENILALPVWPELETNQVNAIIEAVCAVAQQSNIVKQESACAVTAE from the coding sequence ATGAAAGAGCAACAGCAAATACCTTTTTTTTCCCTTGAGCAACAAACAAAGCAATTGAGCCCAAAGCTAACACAGGCTATCTTGCGCGTGCTAAATTTGCAGCAATTCATCGGCGGAGCAAGTGTTGCAACGTTTGAAAAACAATTTGCTCACTATCTAAAAACAACTCATGCGATATCGGTTAACTCTGGTACTGACGCACTCTGGCTTGCACTCAAAGCGCTGGACATTAAAAAAAATGACATTGTTTTGACCACACCTTTTTCCTTTATTGCGTCAAGTAGCGAAATTGTCGCTCATGGTGCGCATCCCGTTTTTATCGACATTGACACACGCACCTTTAATATGGACCCAGCACTGATGCGTAACTGGCTTGAGCAAAATGCTGTCATAAACAATGGCCAAGCACAACATAAAAAAACTGGCTTACCCATTGTTGGCTTGTTAACTGTTGATCTGTTTGGTCAATGCGCTGACTACGCTCAACTAAAGGCCATTGCACAAGAATGGAACTTGTGGACGATTGAGGATTGTGCTCAAAGTGTTGGCGCTCATATTGATGGAAAAATGGCTGGAACTTTTGGTGATATTGGCACGTTTTCATTTTACCCAACCAAAAACTTGGGTGCTATTGGCGACGGTGGCTGTTGCATTACCGACAACCCAGAACTTGCACAAAAAATTTTACAACTCAAAAATCATGGTCGCACCTCACACTACAACTACGAAATGCTTGGAATAAATAGCCGACTTGATGGGCTGCAAGCCGCAGCACTGAGCATCAAGCTTGAGCAGCTTGACCGATACAACAATGCGCGTCGTACTATTGCCGACCGCTACAACCGAGCGTTTAAAGCTATTGCAAGCATCACCATTCCTGAGCAAGTAACCGGACATCACGTCTACCATCAATACTGCATCCAAATAAACCCAACATCTGGTCTGACACGTGACCAATTTGCAGCTGAACTTAAGCAGCGTGGTGTTGGGACCTGTGTCTATTATCCAAAGGCGCTTTGTGACATTGCTTTCCTGACAAAACGGCCTGAACTTTCAACTGACTGCAGCAAGGCACAGACGGCAGCAGAAAATATTTTAGCGTTGCCCGTTTGGCCGGAGTTGGAAACTAATCAGGTGAATGCAATTATTGAGGCAGTATGTGCGGTTGCCCAGCAATCAAACATCGTAAAACAAGAATCTGCTTGCGCTGTTACTGCTGAATAG